A stretch of Babesia bigemina genome assembly Bbig001, chromosome : III DNA encodes these proteins:
- a CDS encoding DHHC zinc finger domain containing protein, putative, with product MDALSLDISQAVEASVTPSPAQSSQRSSPRRMATYTSFLPRRTTSVPADNDTDPLICSQDRNLSSARVRAKSASAVKPTSSGTSFIHCLPVVVVVASLATAYTIFVFYHLKPAIEDDVSHLGVLSNKTVAILLSTSISCLMFLLNYILCATVDPGRVPETLDWCMYPGSEKRAPPTVCETTKSGDRRSCKWCSVYKPDRAHHCSTCGRCVLKMDHHCLWVNNCIGWANHKFFFLSVFYAVVLSGLVSTFSYPTVRHVMRNPVVPTKQYIALIVGEAISILAFVLCSIFLIFHIWLMCEAYTTLDICEKGTYSCMWLDRSIWSGTLYENISCVLGRNPLFWLLPIDDRIGDGLTFTPHITSDDTDESYDENSTFIKMARETKQFEPILDV from the exons ATGGACGCGCTTAGTTTAGACATTTCACAAGCCGTGGAGGCGTCTGTGACGCCCTCCCCCGCTCAGAGCTCTCAGCGCTCGTCGCCCCGCCGGATGGCGACCTACACATCGTTCCTGCCGAGGCGGACCACTTCGGTGCCAGCGGATAATGACACAGACCCGCTTATTTGCAGTCAAGATCGCAATTTGAGTTCCGCGCGTGTTCGCGCGAAATCGGCTTCTGCTGTGAAGCCGACTTCGTCGGGTACCTCATTCATTCACTGCCTACCTGTGGTGGTGGTGGTCGCGAGCTTAGCCACTGCCTACACGATCTTCGTCTTCTATCATCTCAAGCCAGCCATCGAGGATGACGTAAGCCATTTGGGAGTGCTGAGCAACAAAACGGTCGCCATCTTGCTCAGCACTAGCATCTCCTGTCTAATGTTCCTGTTGAACTACATCCTGTGCGCCACTGTCGACCCTGGGCGTGTGCCTGAAACGTTGGACTGGTGCATGTACCCGGGCAGTGAAAAGCGCGCTCCGCCGACAGTATGCGAGACCACGAAGTCCGGAGATCGTCGTTCGTGCAAGTGGTGTTCCGTTTACAAGCCGGACCGGGCCCACCACTGCTCAACATGTGGCCGCTGCGTGCTGAAGATGGACCACCATTGCCTGTGGGTGAATAACTGCATCGGTTGGGCCAACCACAAGTTCTTTTTCTTGTCTGTCTTCTACGCTGTTGTCCTCTCTGGCCTGGTCTCCACCTTCTCTTACCCCACCGTGCGCCATGTGATGAGGAATCCAGTG GTTCCAACAAAACAGTACATTGCGCTGATCGTTGGCGAGGCAATATCGATCTTGGCGTTTGTACTTTGCAGTATTTTTTTGATCTTCCATATCTGGTTGATGTGCGAGGCGTACACTACGCTCGACATCTGCGAGAAGGGGACGTACAGTTGCATGTGGCTGGACCGTTCCATCTGGTCGGGCACGTTGTACGAGAACATCTCCTGCGTCCTGGGCAGAAACCCGCTCTTCTGGCTCTTGCCAATCGACGATCGCATAGGCGATGGTCTGACTTTCACCCCGCACATTACGTCAGATGACACTGACGAGTCGTACGACGAGAACTCGACGTTCATCAAGATGGCCCGAGAGACCAAGCAGTTTGAGCCTATTCTGGACGTTTGA
- a CDS encoding LisH domain/WD40 REPEAT PROTEIN, putative codes for MKINLSSDDINLLVYRYLIENGYSHTAFSFSKEAEIQRNPYYNNHADKLPPNALVSFMQKAMIYIYLEYHTDDLTGEQIVCEEPFSFFRKHACFRKLGQQNGLPIKETMLLAAEQNELAREISYGVCKMQNDGIPDTCTDCIFSHINADMANDRGESQDGSALAQIPPIYVGPPQRRLADRWQVSGYMCLMDYGPLGAAASAQFNPAVPGYIAKRVEGAPPALYDISKVGKIKTCEIVPTVAKLTETDGGPAGVGTCLRWRYDGHALCTGYETGAVVIWDKKGRRMCGGRLGRAPITAVAFSGNRRFWNDTDDVNTVCKLAAGDAAGNIQVFKIENGIHHVTVYNQGAVVTEIDWRDHDVFAAASADATVRIYNTATNASAILQDAVQSNPQFMEWGPTGKCLAMLDSTETLKIYKPDGHGLQGGVTSLRAHTKSIIAASWQYGHHAKSANKICTVAMDKQLLVWDVATETVVSSILIDQVPTTITVNTSDTFVAVGTYGNLIKVFNLPSLTLSCSFCDQNLPTSITWAADDEHIAYNVYNQQRTPVLPVTTSASFVAD; via the exons ATGAAGATCAACCTGTCGTCGGACGATATCAACCTTCTGGTCTACCGGTACCTCATAGAGAACGG GTACAGCCACACGGCCTTCTCTTTCAGCAAGGAGGCGGAGATACAGCGGAATCCATACTACAACAACCATGCGGACAAGCTGCCGCCGAACGCGCTAGTATCCTTCATGCAGAAGGCCATGATTTACATCTACCTCGAGTACCACACTGACGACCTCACCGGCGAACAAATCGTGTGCGAGGAGCCCTTCTCGTTCTTTCGGAAACACGCGTGCTTCCGCAAACTGGGGCAACAGAATGGCCTGCCCATCAAGGAAACGATGCTCCTCGCTGCAGAGCAAAACGAGCTGGCACGCGAG ATATCCTATGGAGTTTGTAAAATGCAGAACGATGGCATACCTGACACATGTACCGATTGTATATTTAGTCATATCAATGCAGACATGGCAAATGACCGTGGCGAGTCTCAGGATGGAAGCGCGCTGGCTCAGATCCCACCCATATACGTGGGACCGCCGCAGAGGAGACTGGCCGACAGGTGGCAGGTGTCCGGCTACATGTGTCTGATGGATTACGGGCCTTTGggcgcagcagcgagtGCGCAGTTTAACCCCGCCGTACCGGGATACATCGCAAAGAG AGTGGAGGGGGCGCCGCCGGCCCTGTACGACATTTCGAAGGTGGGGAAAATCAAGACTTGCGAGATCGTGCCAACCGTCGCTAAACTCACCGAAACGGACGGCGGTCCGGCGGGCGTAGGCACCTGCCTCAGGTGGCGGTACGACGGTCACGCGCTCTGCACGGGATACGAAACAGGCGCAGTTGTCATCTGGGACAAAAAAGGCCGCCGGATGTGCGGAGGCAGGCTAGGCAGAGCACCGATAACGGCGGTGGCATTTTCAGGAAACCGGCGATTTTGGAACGACACTGATGATGTGAACACCGTATGCAAATTGGCTGCGGGAGACGCGGCGGGCAACATCCAAGTGTTCAAGATAGAAAATGGCATCCACCACGTCACGGTGTACAACCAGGGCGCCGTGGTGACGGAGATAGACTGGAGGGACCACGACGTGTTCGCCGCAGCCAGCGCAGATGCGACAGTTCGCATATATAACACTGCCACAAACGCGAGCGCAATCCTGCAGGATGCCGTGCAATCTAATCCGCAATTCATGGAGTGGGGACCTACAGGGAAGTGTCTGGCAATGCTCGATAGCACGGAAACGCTCAAAATATACAAGCCAGACGGCCATGGCCTGCAGGGAGGCGTAACGTCGCTCAGGGCACACACCAAAAGCATCATCGCAGCGTCGTGGCAGTATGGACACCATGCGAAATCCGCGAACAAAATATGCACTGTCGCCATGGACAAGCAACTGCTAGTTTGGGACGTCGCCACTGAAACAGTGGTTTCTTCCATCCTCATCGACCAGGTCCCAACCACCATAACGGTGAACACATCAGACACATTCGTCGCCGTAGGTACGTATGGAAACCTTATCAAGGTCTTCAACCTTCCGTCGCTCACGCTCAGCTGCTCATTCTGCGACCAGAACCTACCAACCAGCATCACGTGGGCAGCCGATGACGAGCATATCGCATACAACGTGTACAACCAGCAGAGAACACCGGTGCTGCCGGTAACCACATCGGCTTCCTTCGTCGCTGACTGA